The Magnolia sinica isolate HGM2019 chromosome 10, MsV1, whole genome shotgun sequence genome includes a window with the following:
- the LOC131257627 gene encoding putative GPI-anchored protein pfl2, producing MVEENCIGEVGKRLRGLNGKVAWVSGSLQSPVTENDGWNVEILRLKFLEELKLKWGYLKGKLPQLQCAQIYKCPEIGSSLPDFDKMGFWVRNEKEASSSSVARTSASVRMKNEEEASSSSMAATCASVRMRNDEEASSSSMAATSAPIRMRNEEEASSSSMAATSAPVRMTNEEATSSSSMAATSAPVRMRNEEEASSSSMAATSALVRMTNEEEASLSSTAATSAPVRMANEEEASSSSMAATSAPVHMRNEEETSSSSMAATSAPVRMRNEEGASSSSVAATSAPVRMTNEEEASSSSMAATS from the exons ATGGTAGAAGAAAATTGCATTGGCGAAGTTGGAAAGAGATTGCGTGGCCTAAACGGAAAGGTGGCCTGGGTTTCAGGAAGCTTGCAGAG CCCTGTTACTgaaaatgatggatggaatgTGGAGATTCTGCGTCTTAAATTTCTGGAAGAATTGAAGTTGAAATGGGGGTATTTGAAGGGGAAGCTTCCACAGCTGCAATGTGCGCAGATTTACAAATGTCCGGAGATCGGATCGTCTCTTCCTGACTTCGACAAGATGGGATTTTGGGTGAGGAATGAAAAAGAAGCAAGCTCAAGCTCCGTGGCTAGAACTAGTGCTTCAGTTCgtatgaaaaatgaagaagaagcaagCTCAAGCTCCATGGCTGCAACTTGTGCTTCAGTTCGTATGAGAAATGATGAAGAAGCAAGCTCAAGCTCCATGGCTGCAACTAGTGCTCCAATTCGtatgagaaatgaagaagaagcaagCTCAAGCTCCATGGCTGCAACTAGTGCTCCAGTTCGTATGACAAATGAAGAAGCAA caaGCTCTAGCTCCATGGCTGCAACTAGTGCTCCAGTTCGtatgagaaatgaagaagaagcaagTTCAAGCTCCATGGCTGCAACTAGTGCTCTGGTTCGTATgacaaatgaagaagaagcaaGCTTAAGCTCCACGGCTGCAACTAGTGCTCCAGTTCGTATggcaaatgaagaagaagcaaGCTCAAGCTCCATGGCAGCAACTAGTGCTCCAGTTCAtatgagaaatgaagaagaaa caaGCTCAAGCTCCATGGCTGCAACTAGTGCTCCAGTTCGTATGAGAAATGAAGAAGGAGCAAGCTCAAGCTCCGTGGCTGCAACTAGTGCTCCTGTTCGTATgacaaatgaagaagaagcaaGTTCAAGCTCCATGGCTGCAACTAGCTAG